Proteins encoded in a region of the Neodiprion virginianus isolate iyNeoVirg1 chromosome 2, iyNeoVirg1.1, whole genome shotgun sequence genome:
- the LOC124298414 gene encoding lethal(2) giant larvae protein homolog 1 isoform X5, giving the protein MLKFIRGKGQQPTAERQKLQKDLFAFRKTIQHGFPNKPTAFAWDYSLRLMIIGTASGAIKVFGRPGVEFYGQHTTESGENAVTKIIAIPNEGRVVSLCDDNSLHLWEINESSLVETKSLSLEGKLKKISAMCLESNGDHLLLGTEGGNIYLLNLKSFTVSDNIIYQDVVMQNVPEDYKINPGAVEAIAEQPGHPDNILIGYNRGLMVLWNKATPGAQQLMGLFSRAQTFVSTQQLESIYWVSETRFVSSHNDGSYAFWGAGNDTVPESTTLYGPFPCKAVSKILAHPISDDEEIILFSGGMPRASYGDRHTITAMTKEKHVVFDFTSKVIDFFTVMPKEEEDGKSALQTPEALIVLAEEELVAIDLTNPDWKMMALPYLVSLHASAVTCSQHIPNVPQNLWESITAAGKAQTEHLYSDKSWPIDGGLILTANPANKNTPVNNELLLTGHEDGTVRFWNASDVALTPLYKYNSSVLFTGEHLDVLEQPPEDEEDEWPPFRKVGTFDPYSDDPRLAVKKVLLCPLSSTLVVAGTAGHVITAVISSEPINKEIKAVTMNIVNDRDGFVWKGHDQLPARSTSISFGVGFQPQSLLQLHPPAAITALALHSEWGLLAAGTAHGLAVFDYTRAKTVSVKCTLNPNDLSGAGDTPISRRKSFKKSLRESFRRLRKGRSQRRTNASSPTRNTVPEKKKDPPSQASTPAGDLSPIEAKPVERQVEARPTDDSLGSMVRCLYFARSYIISMQNTTPTLWAGTNNGTVYVFTLAIPAGARRTEEDINCTLGKEIQLKHRAPVIAITILDGSSIPLPEPLEAEKGVAPGPDMSSPHRVVIASEEQFKIFNLPSLKPFCKYKLTAHEGSRVRKTGFAKFTCSLEPAGVHEETCLLCLTNLGDCLLLSIPELRRQLNAAAIKREDINGISSLTFTKAGQALYLHSSSELQRISLSATRVTKAQCVLNLPPNARATDEPTGEVREEGRIEGTAENEGELQGSQPVPAPRTMSENGTLVSTGTESPKEPSLRPAASTTEVNGDDDRNDLSSIGDITIDSVKDHLL; this is encoded by the exons ATGTTGAAGTTTATCAGAGGGAAGGGTCAGCAACCCACAGCTGAGCGTCAGAAGTTGCAAAAGGACCTTTTCGCTTTCCGGAAG ACAATACAGCATGGATTTCCTAATAAGCCCACTGCATTCGCATGGGATTACAGTTTACGACTAATGATCATCGGCACAGCTTCTGGAGCCATCAAAGT TTTTGGAAGACCCGGTGTGGAATTTTACGGACAACATACAACGGAAAGCGGTGAAAATGCAGTCACCAAAATCATTGCTATACCAAACGAG ggACGTGTTGTATCGCTTTGCGACGACAACTCTCTACACCTGTGGGAGATCAATGAGAGTTCTTTGGTTGAAACAAAATCACTTTCCCTTGaaggaaagttgaaaaaaatctctgcAATGTGTTTGGAATCCAACGGGGATCATCTATTACTAGGGACAGAAGGAGGAAATATTTATCTATTGAATCTAAAGTCATTTACAGTTTCTGATAATATCATTTATCAGGATGTTGTGATGCAAAA TGTCCCGGAggattacaaaataaatcctGGAGCAGTGGAGGCCATAGCCGAGCAACCTGGACATCCagataatattttaattggaTACAATCGTGGGCTCATGGTTTTGTGGAACAAAGCTACACCCGGAGCCCAACAG CTGATGGGTTTATTTTCGCGTGCGCAGACATTCGTCTCCACCCAACAGCTGGAATCTATCTACTGGGTTTCCGAGACTCGTTTTGTATCTTCACACAATGATGGTTCGTACGCATTTTGGGGAGCTGGGAACGACACTGTGCCTGAATCCACAACCCTCTATGGACCATTTCCGTGTAAGGCTGTCTCCAAAATTCTGGCTCATCCGATAAGCGA cgacgaagaaattattttattctctgGCGGAATGCCAAGAGCAAGCTACGGGGATCGGCACACTATCACGGCTATGACCAAAGAAAAACACGTCGTTTTTGATTTCACCTCAAAAGTTATCGACTTTTTCACTGTCATGCCGAAGGAGGAAGAAGATGGTAAAAGTGCTCTTCAAACACCGGAGGCTTTGATTGTTTTAGCCGAAGAAGAACTTGTTGCTATAGATCTGACAAATCCGGACTGGAAAATGATGGCATTACCATATTTGGTATCTTTACATGCGAGcgcg GTGACATGTTCTCAACATATTCCAAACGTCCCCCAAAATTTGTGGGAGTCAATCACTGCAGCTGGTAAAGCGCAAACTGAGCATTTATATTCTGATAAATCATGGCCCATCGACGGTGGTCTTATATTGACTGCAAACCCAGCGAATAAAAACACACCAGTTAACAACGAGCTTCTGTTGACTGGACATGAAGATGGGACAGTAAGATTTTGGAATGCATCAGACGTCGCTCTTACCCCGCTATACAAATACAATTCGTCCGTTTTATTCACTGGAGAGCATCTTGATGTGCTGGAACAGCCACCAGAGGATGAGGAAGATGAATGGCCGCCATTTAGAAAAGTTGGAACATTCGATCCATACTCGGATGATCCTCGTTTAGCAGTGAAAAAAGTATTGCTCTGTCCACTCTCTTCAACGCTAGTCGTTGCTGGTACTGCGGGGCACGTTATTACTGCCGTCATATCGTCAGAACCTATCAACAAGGAAATTAAAGCCGTCACAATGAATATAGTCAATGATAGAGACGGCTTTGTTTGGAAGGGACACGATCAGCTTCCTGCCAGATCGACCAGCATATCATTTGGCGTTGGCTTTCAACCGCAAAGTTTACTACAGCTTCATCCACCCGCAGCCATTACTGCACTAGCTTTACACAGTGAATGGGGACTCCTGGCTGCTGGAACTGCGCATGGCTTAGCTGTGTTTGATTATACAAGAGCGAAAACGGTCAGCGTCAAGTGCACCTTGAATCCAAATG ATTTGTCTGGAGCTGGAGATACACCAATTTCACGGCGgaaatcgttcaaaaaatCACTTAGAGAGTCATTTAGAAGACTGAGGAAAGGAAGATCACAACGGCGCACTAATGCCAGTAGCCCAACGAGAAACACTGTgccggagaaaaaaaaagaccc GCCAAGTCAGGCATCCACTCCAGCTGGAGACCTTTCTCCCATCGAAGCTAAACCCGTTGAAAGACAAGTGGAAGCAAGGCCTACAGACGACTCCCTAGGCTCGATGGTGCGGTGCTTGTATTTTGCACGCAGCTACATAATCAGTA tgCAAAATACGACTCCGACTCTTTGGGCCGGTACAAATAATGGAACAGTGTACGTTTTTACACTAGCCATTCCTGCGGGCGCAAGGCGAACCGAAGAGGATATCAATTGTACACTTGGCAAAGAAATACAGCTGAAACATCGAGCACCTGTCATTGCAATAACTATTCTTGATGGCTCTAGCATACCATTACCCGAACCTTTGGAAGCAGAAAAAGGAGTGGCTCCTGGTCCTGATATGTCGTCCCCACACAGAGTAGTGATTGCAAGCGAAGAACAATTCAAAATCTTCAATTTACCGTCCCTGAAACCGTTCTGCAAGTACAAATTAACTGCACATGAAGGATCTCGGGTTCGGAAAACGGGATTCGCCAAGTTTACGTGCTCGTTAGAACCTGCAGGCGTTCATGAGGAAACTTGTTTGCTTTGTCTCACAAATCTAGGAGACTGCCTTTTACTAAGTATCCCAGAACTCCGAAGACAGTTGAATGCAGCCGCGATCAAGAGAGAAGACATCAA TGGTATTTCTTCACTGACATTTACGAAGGCTGGACAGGCACTGTATCTTCACTCCAGCTCGGAACTGCAGCGAATTTCGCTGTCTGCAACTCGAGTCACAAAAGCTCAGTGCGTTTTGAATCTACCCCCAAATGCCAGAGCTACTGATGAACCGACAGGCGAAGTTCGGGAAGAAGGAAGGATAGAGGGAACTGCGGAGAACGAAGGAGAATTGCAAGGTAGTCAACCTGTGCCAGCACCTCGAACCATGTCAGAAAATGGTACTTTGGTATCCA CTGGAACAGAGTCTCCAAAAGAACCATCTCTTCGACCAGCTGCCAGCACTACTGAGGTCAATGGAGATGACGATCGCAACGATTTAAGTTCAATTGGAGACATAACAATTGACAGTGTCAAGGACCATTTGCTGTAA